The Athene noctua chromosome 3, bAthNoc1.hap1.1, whole genome shotgun sequence genome includes a region encoding these proteins:
- the RPS16 gene encoding small ribosomal subunit protein uS9 isoform X2, translating to MPAKGPLQSVQVFGRKKTATAVAHCKRGNGLIKLLEPVLLLGKERFAGVDIRVRVKGGGHVAQIYAIRQAISKALVAYYQKYVDEASKKEIKDILIQYDRTLLVADPRRCESKKFGGPGARARYQKSYR from the exons ATGCCGGCTAAGGGTCCCCTGCAGAGCGTCCAGGTCTTCGGGCGGAAG AAAACGGCAACCGCTGTTGCCCACTGCAAGAGAGGAAATGGTCTCATTAAA CTGCTTGAACCTGTCCTCCTCCTGGGGAAGGAACGGTTTGCTGGTGTTGACATCAGAGTCCGCGTAAAGGGTGGTGGCCATGTAGCACAGATCTATG CTATCCGACAAGCTATTTCCAAAGCATTGGTGGCTTATTATCAAAAAT acgTTGATGAAGCTTCCAAGAAAGAGATCAAGGATATTCTAATCCAGTATGATAGGACTCTGCTGGTTGCAGATCCACGCCGTTGTGAATCCAAGAAATTTGGAGGACCTGGTGCTCGTGCACGCTACCAGAAGTCTTACCGTTAA
- the RPS16 gene encoding small ribosomal subunit protein uS9 isoform X1 has translation MPAKGPLQSVQVFGRKKTATAVAHCKRGNGLIKVNGRPLEMIEPRTLQYKLLEPVLLLGKERFAGVDIRVRVKGGGHVAQIYAIRQAISKALVAYYQKYVDEASKKEIKDILIQYDRTLLVADPRRCESKKFGGPGARARYQKSYR, from the exons ATGCCGGCTAAGGGTCCCCTGCAGAGCGTCCAGGTCTTCGGGCGGAAG AAAACGGCAACCGCTGTTGCCCACTGCAAGAGAGGAAATGGTCTCATTAAAGTGAATGGAAGACCTCTGGAAATGATTGAGCCCAGAACTCTGCAGTATAAA CTGCTTGAACCTGTCCTCCTCCTGGGGAAGGAACGGTTTGCTGGTGTTGACATCAGAGTCCGCGTAAAGGGTGGTGGCCATGTAGCACAGATCTATG CTATCCGACAAGCTATTTCCAAAGCATTGGTGGCTTATTATCAAAAAT acgTTGATGAAGCTTCCAAGAAAGAGATCAAGGATATTCTAATCCAGTATGATAGGACTCTGCTGGTTGCAGATCCACGCCGTTGTGAATCCAAGAAATTTGGAGGACCTGGTGCTCGTGCACGCTACCAGAAGTCTTACCGTTAA